The nucleotide window CCTGCTGAGGGCCGCAGAGCAGGCTTCCGGGCTGCGTCGTGATGACCTGCTCGGGGATTTTGGCGAGTGGGTGATTGCCCCGCTCATGCAGCTCTACAAAGCCATGATCCCGCAGGATTGCGATGCCACCACTTTCCTGGTGAACCTGCAGCAAACCCACGAACGTATTCTCAAGCTCAAGGACCCTGAAGCCCACGCACCGGGGATTACGGTGAAGCGCTGTGGTGCGGGGCTGTTGGAGATTCGCTATGCTTCCACGCGCAACATGGGGGCAATGATCCCCGGGGCTGTCAAAGGCATTGCCAGTTGGTTTCATGAGGAGGTGGCGCTACTGGCGTCCGAGCCAGGGCAGGGAGGACAGAGCACCTATGTGTTTCGGGTGAGCAGCGGAGAGATGACCAGCAAGCAAGCCGGTTAACGCAAGCGGCTCACTGGGTGTGGGCGGGTTGCGTGATCAGGCGACCAGTTGTTCGGCCTGATGCTTGATCTTCGCCACCATGGCACGCAGTCCGTTACCACGTGTGGGGCTGAGGTGGCTGAGCAGATCAATACGTTCGAAGAATCCATCCATATCATAATCGTGAATGGCCTGCGGAGATTGCTGGTTCAGCGCTGACAGCACAATGGCCGCCAGGCCTTTCACAATCAGTGCGTCGGAATCCACTGCCAGATATAGCGTATTGGCATCTGTGTCATAGTCGGTTTCCAGCCACACCTGGCTCTGACAACCGCGCACAAAACGGTCCTCAGTCTTCAGCTCATCGGGCAGGCCAGGCAGCTGCTTGCCCAGATCAATGATGTAGCGATACCGCTCTTCCCAGTCGTCCAGAAACTCCAGATCCTCGGCAATGTCCTCGGCGGTCACATCACTGCCCAGCTTGATGCTGCGAATATCGAACACGTCGTTTGACTCCATGGCCTGACGCTGGACGCCTGATGCCTGACGCTAAACCGGTGGCGGTTTTTCTCGTCCGGCGTTCAGTGTCGGGCGTCCGGCGTAAATTTAGAACAACCCCAGTTCCAGCTGGGCTTCTTCGCTGATCATGTCGCGGCTCCAGGGGGGATCGAACACCAGGGCCACTTCCACCTTGTCCACGTTGGGTACCTTGCCAAGGCGATCTTCCACGTCTCCCACCAGGACCGGGCCCATGCCGCAGTTGGGCGCGGTAAGCGTCATGCGGACCTGAACCACGTTCTGGCCGTCACGCTGGATCACATCGCAGCCGTACACAAGGCCCAGCTCTTTGATACTCACCGGGATTTCCGGGTCGAAGATGGTTTGCAGGGTGGTTTCCAGGTCCTCCTGGCGCACGCTGCCATCGTCATTGGCGGGGGCAAAATCCAGCTTCAGGGGTTCCTGGCCAATGGCATCGGCGTCGGTGCCGTCGATGCGCGCCATGTTGCCGTTAATGGTGACAGTATAGGTGCCGCCCAGCGCCTGGCGCAGGTTGACAAAGCTGTTCTTTGGGATGGTGATACGGGTGCCATCCGGTACCTTGCGGGCCGGTACGTCGCGCTGGACGACAACGGTGCGCTGTTCCTTGGGCTTGGGGGCTTCAAACAAGGCTCAGACCTCGTTCACAGTGAAGCTTTCTCCGCAGCCACATTCGCCGGTGGCGTTGGGGTTGCGGAACTTGAACAGGCTGTTGACGCCTTCAGTGACGTAGTCGATGACCAGGCCATTGAGCATGGGCAGCCATTTTTCCGGCACGTAGAGATTCACGCCATCCATTACGAACAGCTTGTCGCCGTCTTTGGCGTCGTCGACAAAATCCAGTACATACATGAATCCGGAGCAGCCGGATTCGTCCAGATCCAGACGGATGCCGGCGGCATTGGCGCGGGCGATTTCACGCAGCGCCTGTTTATTGGCGGCCTCGGTCAGGTGAAGAGTGATCTGACCAGGGGTAAAAGTCTGAACCGTCATGGGTGTTACCTACCTTGCGTAATGCATGGTTGAGCTTTCCGTAGGAGCGTCACTTGAGACGCGAATGGGCAGAAGCGAGTCACGAGTTTCGAGTTGCGAAAACCTTGCCGGGAATATCTTCCTGGTATTTTGCTTTTCGAAACTCGCTCCTCGCAACTCGTCACTGCTTTTCGCATCCCAAGCGACGCTCCTACAGTGGCGTGGCTGCCAAGCCTAGAGGAAGGTTCGTACCTTCTCCAGCGCCGCGAACAGGCTATCCACCTCATCAAGGGTATTATAAATCGAGAACGAGGCGCGCACAGTGCCGGGGATGCCCAGGGTATCCATCAGCGGCATGGTGCAATGATGGCCAGTACGAACGGCAACGCCTTGCTTGTCCAGTAGCATGCCCACATCCGCCGGGTGACCGCCTTCCAGAAGGAACGACAACACACTCACTTTACTGGCGGCGGTACCGATGATTTTCAACCCATCGAACGCCAGTGCCTGCTCGGTAGCGTGAGCCAGCAAGGCATTTTCATGGGCTTCCAGTGCTACCCGATCCTGGCCGTTCAGCCATTTTATGGCAGCAGCCAGACCGATGGCACCGGCGATGTTCGGGGTGCCGGCCTCGAATTTGTAGGGCAACTGGTTCCAGGTGCTCTTCTCGAAAGTCACCACCTCAATCATCTCGCCGCCGGTCTGGTAGGGCGGCATGGCTTCCAGCAGCTCGCGACGGCCATAGAGCACGCCAATGCCGGTGGGGCCGAACAGCTTGTGGCCGGAGAAGGCGTAGAAGTCTGCCCCCAGGTCTCGCACGTCCACAGGGAAGTGGGCTACCGCCTGGGCGCCGTCCACCAGGGTGATGGCACCCATGGATTTCGCCCTGGCGATCATCTCTTTCACCGGATTGAGAGTGCCGAGCGCGTTGCTGGCATGGCCGATGGCGAAGATTTTGGTCTTTTCGCTGAGCAGTTGAGTGAACGCGTCCTGATCCAGGCTGCAATCGTCGCCCAGCGGGATAACTTTCAGGGTGGCACCTTTAGCCAGGCAGGCCTGCTGCCAGGGAACAATATTGGCGTGATGCTCGCTGGTGCTGATCAGCACCTCGTCACCGGGCTGCAGTTGTTCGCGGGCAACGCATTGGGCAACGATGTTGATGGATTCGGTGGTGCCCTTGGTCCAGAGAATCTCTTCGCGGCTGGCGTTGAGGAAATCCGCTACGGTCTGGCGGGCACCTTCGAACTGACCGGTGGCCTCGTCGCTAAGAAAGTGGGCGCCACGGTGCACGTTGGAATTCACGCTGCGATAGTAGTTCTGCAGGGCATCAAGTACCGCCACCGGCTTCTGGGTGGTGGCGCCGTTATCCAGATAGACCAGCGGCTTGCCGTTGGCCTGCTGATCCAGAATCGGGAACTGGGCGCGCAGGGCGTTGATATCCAGTGCCTTCACGGTCATCAGACAGCGTCTCCTGTCGGGCGGGCATGGACCAGCTCGGCCTCAAGCCAGGGGGTGGCCCACTCAGCGACTTTTTCATGGGGAAGCGACATCAGCAGTTCGTTGACGAAGCCCAGGCTCAGCATGCGCTTGGCTTCTGCCGCAGGAATGCCGCGGGACTGAAGGTAGAACTGCTGGATGGGATCCAATTGGCCGACGGTGGTGCCGTGGGCACATTTAACGTCGTCGTTGTAGATCTCCAGCTCCGGCTTGGTGTTGATCTCCGCGCCGGTATTGAGTAGCAAGTTTTTGTTGGAAAGTTCAGCGTTGGTACCGCTGGCGCCCGGGTGAATATGGATGCGTCCGTTGAACACCGCCTTGCCGTTTTCCCCGGCCAGGCCCTTGAAGTTCTGGTCGGATTCACAGTTGGGGACAGAGTGCTCAACGCAGATCTGGTTATCCACGTGGCTCTTGTCGCGAACGACAAAGATGCCCTTCATGTTCAGTTCGGCACCGCTCTTGCCAACCAGCGCATGTACATCATTACGACGCAGACGGTTGCCCGTCATCAGCTGATAGCTGTTTACGGTGCTGGTGCCCTGCTGATCAATCACAAGGGTTCCGATGAACAGGGTAGTCGCTTGCTCACCCTGCAGCCGGTAGTGGGTCAGCTTGGCATTGTCAGCGGTGATCAAGGCGGTGACCGCATTGGTCAGGGCCTGGCCTTCGGCATGATAGTGCTCGATGACAGTGGCCTCGGCACCATTGTTAAGCTTGACGACCAGGCGCGGGTTGCAGTGCGCCGGTGCATCACTAGCAGACTGAATCTGCACATGGATCGGCTGTTCGATACGGGTGTTGGCGGCCACTTCCAGGACCACTGGCGTTGCCACTGCGCTGTTATACAAGGCGAACGGAGTTTCCAGGCCGTTCACTGCCGGGCTGGCCTGCGCAAGGCTCACGCCGTCCGGCAGGGTGCTGCCGGTGAGCACGCCATTGGTGACCGTCACCACATACTCGCTGAGGGCAGGAAGGGGCTGGCTCAGCTCGCCACTGGCGACAGCATTCATGTGGCCATCGGCCAGTGCCTGCAGGGAGGTGTACTTCCAGCGCTCGGTCTTGCGCTCCGGGAAGCTGATCGCTTCCAGCGCGGCCAGATTGGCACCATCGCCGGCCAGCCGACGTGCACTGGCCAGAGTCTGGGTTTTCAGGTCGAGAGCCAGATTGGTGGAGGGGAGGCTCATGCGGACTCTTCCTCGCCGGTGAGCCAGCCGTAACCTTTTTCTTCCAGCTCCAGCGCCAGTTCCTTGCCGCCGGACTTGATGATCTGGCCGTTGTACAGCACGTGCACGAAGTCCGGCACGATGTAGTCGAGCAGACGCTGGTAGTGCGTCACCAGTACAATGCCGCGCTCCGGGCTGCGCAGGGAATTAACGCCCTTGGCCACCACCTGCAGGGCATCGATGTCGAGGCCGGAGTCGGTTTCATCGAGCAGCGCCAGCTTCGGCTCCATCAGCATCATCTGCATGATTTCGTTGCGCTTCTTTTCGCCGCCAGAGAAACCTTCGTTAACTCCGCGCTTAAGGAAGCTGGCATCCAGGTTGACCTGTTTGCAGGCTGCACGGGCCTGGCGGAGCAGGGTGACAGAATCCCACTCTTCCTTGTCCTGGGCGCCACGTACGGACTCCAGTGCTGCCTTGAGGAACTCCATGTTGGATACGCCAGGGATTTCCACCGGGTACTGGAAGGCCAGGAACAGGCCTGCCTGGGCACGTTCTTCCGGCTCCATCTCGGCCAGACTCTTGCCCTCGAACAGAGCTTCACCGCCGGTGATCTCGTAGTTGTCACGGCCTGACAGTACGTTGGCCAGGGTGGATTTGCCGGAGCCGTTGGGGCCCATGATGGCGTGCACCTCACCGGCGTTAACGGTCAGGTTGAGGCCCTTGAGAATCGGCTTGTCCGCCACGGAGGCGTGCAGATCACGAATTTCCAGCATGTTTTAATGCGCCTTTCGATTGGGCCGGGAGTCCGGCTCCGGGTTGATTCGGGGTTGCTGTAGGAGCTTGCCTGCAAGCGATTTGGCGTTGGCCAATGCAGTTTCGCTTGCTGGAAAGCTCCTACGGCGTAGTTAGTCTCGGGTGTTAGCCCACTGCGCCTTCAAGGCTCACTTCCAGCAGCTTGCCGGCTTCCACCGCGAATTCCATGGGCAGTTCCTTGAACACCTCTTTACAGAAGCCGTTCACGATCATGGAAACGGCCTTCTCCGGGTCAATACCGCGCTGGCGACACAGGAACATCTGGTCATCACTCACTTTGGAAGTGGTGGCCTCGTGCTCGATGGTGGCCGTGGGGTTCTTCGACTCGATGTACGGGAAGGTATGCGCGCCGCACTGATCGCCCAGCAGCAGTGAATCACACTGGGTGAAATTGCGGGCGTTTTCTGCCCGTGGACTGATGCGCACCAGACCCCGATAGGTGTTCTGGCTGCGAGCAGCCGAAATGCCCTTGGAGATAATGGTGCTCTTGGTGTTCTTGCCCAGATGGATCATCTTGGTGCCGGTATCCGCCTGCTGCATGTGGCGGGTCAGCGCCACGGAGTAGAACTCCCCGATGCTGTTGTCGCCACGCAGGATCACTGACGGGTACTTCCAAGTGATGGCGGAGCCAGTTTCTACCTGGGTCCAGCTGATCTTGCTGTTGTCATGGGCAACGCCGCGCTTGGTCACGAAGTTGTAGATGCCGCCCTTGCCGTTCTCGTCACCGGGGTACCAGTTCTGCACGGTGGAGTACTTGATTTCGGCACCGGGCAGGGCCACCAGCTCGACCACGGCGGCGTGCAGCTGGTTTTCATCCCGCTGGGGCGCGGTGCAGCCTTCCAGGTAGCTCACATAGCTGCCTTCGTCGGCGATGATCAGGGTACGTTCGAACTGGCCGGTGTTGGCTTCATTGATGCGGAAGTAGGTGGACAGTTCCATCGGGCAGCGAACACCCTTGGGGATGTACACGAAAGAGCCGTCCGAGAAGACCGCACTGTTCAGGGCCGCGTAGAAGTTGTCGCCCTTGGGCACAACAGAGCCCAGGTACTGCTTGATCAGCTGCGGGTGCTCCTTGATAGCCTCGGAGATGGAGCAGAAGATCACCCCGGCTTCCGCCAGCTTCTCTTTAAAGGTGGTAAATACCGAGGATGAGTCAAACACCACGTCCACGGCCACACCCGCCAGCATTTCCTGCTCGTGCAGGGGAATGCCCAGTTTTTCGTAGGTGGCCAGCAGCTCCGGATCGACCTCATCCAGGCTCTTCGGGGCGTTATCCAGGCTTTTCGGCTTGGAATAGTAGGACACCTCATTGAAATCAATGGGGGGGTGCTGCAGGTGTGCCCAGGAGGGAGAGGGCATTTCCTGCCATTTGCGGTAGCTGTCCAGCCGCCATTCCAGCATCCATTCCGGCTCTTCCTTCTTGGCAGACAGGAAGCGGATGACGTCCTCGCTCAGGCCGGGAGGCAGGGTCTCGGTGTCCACGGTGGTGGTAAAACCGGCCTCGTAGTTGGAGCGAATCAGCTTGTCCAGTTCGGCTTGGCTCATAGATCAGCGCCTGCGGTCCAGGGTAATTGGAAAATACCAGAGTAATTTAGTCGGGTATTATACGCCTTTCGCGAGCGCTGTCGAATGAGGGCCGGGGGCAGAAATGCCGGCTCCCGGTGACGGCTGGGCGGTGCGTGTCCGACGGGGCGGCAACGGTATCATAATTCGCCTCTCTTGCGTATAATCCGCCGGTTCCAGGGGGTTGCTGCGTGGACTGCTTGCCAGTCTGCCGATCGCCCCTGTCATTGCCCCGGGGAGCCGTTTGGGTTTCCGAGGACCATTTAACGTAAATCTGGAGTGAACAGACTGATGGCTGTTGAGCGCACCCTCTCTATCATCAAGCCTGATGCCGTGGCCAAGAACGTAATCGGCGACATCGTTGCCCGTTTCGAGAAGGCCGACCTGAAAGTGGTTGCCATGAAGATGGTACACCTGAGCGACGAGCAGGCGGGCGGTTTCTACGCCGAGCACAAAGAGCGTCCCTTCTTCAACGATCTGGTGTCCTTCATGACCAGCGGCCCTGTGGTCGTTCAGGTTCTGGAAGGTGAAGATGCCGTCGCCAAGAACCGTGATCTGATGGGTGCTACCAACCCGAAAGAAGCGGCTGCGGGAACCATCCGCGCCGATTTCGCTCAGACTATTGACGAGAACGCGGTACACGGCTCTGACTCCACCGAGTCTGCTGCCCGCGAAGTGGCCTACTTCTTCTCTGACGAAGAACTGTGCCCGCGCACTCGCTAATTTCAGCGATGTTGCTCTGTCTGCCACGGCCTGTGCCGTGGCAGACGCGTATATAGACGGGGCAAATTCCCGTCCTGGAGAATGCTATGACAGCCCAACAGAAGGTCAATCTGCTCGGTCTTGATCGCCCGCAAATGGAAGAGTTCTTCCTGAATATGGGCGAGAAGAAATTCCGTGCCCAGCAGGTACTCAAGTGGATCCACCATCATCAGGCGGATTCGTTCGAGCAAATGACCGATGTGGGTAAAGCATTGCGCCAGAAGCTTTCCGAGGTGGCGGAAATCCGTGGCCCGGAAGTGACCCACGAAAGCATCAGCCGTGACGGCACCCGCAAATGGGTGTTCGAACTGGATAATGGTGGTGCTGTGGAAACCGTCTTTATTCCCGATGGCCGCCGCGGCACCCTGTGCGTGTCCTCACAGGTGGGCTGTGCAGTGGACTGCAGCTTCTGCTCCACCGGTAAGCAGGGCTTCCAGCGGGACATGACCAGCGCCGAGATCATCGGCCAGGTATGGCAAGCGAGCCGCTCTTTTGGCCCGCGCCGCAATTTGGGTGAGCACCCGATCACCAACGTGGTAATGATGGGCATGGGCGAGCCCCTGCTTAACTACGACAACGTGCTCACCGCCATGCGCATCATGAAGGATGACCTCGGCTACGGGATCGGCAAGAAGCGCATCACGCTGTCCACTTCGGGCGTGATCCCGAAAATCGACCAGCTGAGTCAGGATCTGGATGTGGCGCTGGCGGTCAGCCTTCACGCGCCCAACGATGAGCTGCGAAACGAGCTGGTGCCGCTGAACCGCAAATACCCGCTGAAAGAACTGATGGCGGCCTGCAAGCGCTACACCAAGAACATTACCCACAAGCACAACACCATCACCATGGAATATGTGATGCTTCGGGATGTGAACGACAAACCGGAACATGCACGTCAATTGGTTAAACTTCTCAACGGTATTCCGGTGAAGGTGAACCTGATTCCGTTCAATCCTTTCCCGCATGCGGGATATGAACGCTCCCGCAAGAGCGATATTCTGGAATTTCATAAGTATCTGAATGACAATGGATTGTTGACTACAGTCAGGACGACGCGCGGTGATGATATCGACGCCGCCTGTGGTCAGCTGGTGGGGCAGGTGCAGGACCGGACCCGGCGCAGTGAGCGCTGGAAGCAATCCATTTTTCACCGCTCCGAACACACGGATAACAATACAGCGCAAGCGTAATGAATCCTCTTATTCGCGGTTTTTGGGCCCTTTTCTTTATGGGCTTTCTCTCCACCGGGTGCGTGACGGTGGAATCTGGTGAGCGGGAAGTCAAAGTTGACGATGC belongs to Alcanivorax sediminis and includes:
- the rlmN gene encoding 23S rRNA (adenine(2503)-C(2))-methyltransferase RlmN, which produces MTAQQKVNLLGLDRPQMEEFFLNMGEKKFRAQQVLKWIHHHQADSFEQMTDVGKALRQKLSEVAEIRGPEVTHESISRDGTRKWVFELDNGGAVETVFIPDGRRGTLCVSSQVGCAVDCSFCSTGKQGFQRDMTSAEIIGQVWQASRSFGPRRNLGEHPITNVVMMGMGEPLLNYDNVLTAMRIMKDDLGYGIGKKRITLSTSGVIPKIDQLSQDLDVALAVSLHAPNDELRNELVPLNRKYPLKELMAACKRYTKNITHKHNTITMEYVMLRDVNDKPEHARQLVKLLNGIPVKVNLIPFNPFPHAGYERSRKSDILEFHKYLNDNGLLTTVRTTRGDDIDAACGQLVGQVQDRTRRSERWKQSIFHRSEHTDNNTAQA
- a CDS encoding HesB/IscA family protein translates to MTVQTFTPGQITLHLTEAANKQALREIARANAAGIRLDLDESGCSGFMYVLDFVDDAKDGDKLFVMDGVNLYVPEKWLPMLNGLVIDYVTEGVNSLFKFRNPNATGECGCGESFTVNEV
- a CDS encoding SufE family protein, with the translated sequence MESNDVFDIRSIKLGSDVTAEDIAEDLEFLDDWEERYRYIIDLGKQLPGLPDELKTEDRFVRGCQSQVWLETDYDTDANTLYLAVDSDALIVKGLAAIVLSALNQQSPQAIHDYDMDGFFERIDLLSHLSPTRGNGLRAMVAKIKHQAEQLVA
- a CDS encoding heme NO-binding domain-containing protein, whose amino-acid sequence is MHGAIVSSFKRYLDTALGEDIWRHAVEDAGLKGKTYMPVSIYPDEEMEALLRAAEQASGLRRDDLLGDFGEWVIAPLMQLYKAMIPQDCDATTFLVNLQQTHERILKLKDPEAHAPGITVKRCGAGLLEIRYASTRNMGAMIPGAVKGIASWFHEEVALLASEPGQGGQSTYVFRVSSGEMTSKQAG
- the sufC gene encoding Fe-S cluster assembly ATPase SufC; its protein translation is MLEIRDLHASVADKPILKGLNLTVNAGEVHAIMGPNGSGKSTLANVLSGRDNYEITGGEALFEGKSLAEMEPEERAQAGLFLAFQYPVEIPGVSNMEFLKAALESVRGAQDKEEWDSVTLLRQARAACKQVNLDASFLKRGVNEGFSGGEKKRNEIMQMMLMEPKLALLDETDSGLDIDALQVVAKGVNSLRSPERGIVLVTHYQRLLDYIVPDFVHVLYNGQIIKSGGKELALELEEKGYGWLTGEEESA
- the sufT gene encoding putative Fe-S cluster assembly protein SufT — encoded protein: MFEAPKPKEQRTVVVQRDVPARKVPDGTRITIPKNSFVNLRQALGGTYTVTINGNMARIDGTDADAIGQEPLKLDFAPANDDGSVRQEDLETTLQTIFDPEIPVSIKELGLVYGCDVIQRDGQNVVQVRMTLTAPNCGMGPVLVGDVEDRLGKVPNVDKVEVALVFDPPWSRDMISEEAQLELGLF
- the sufB gene encoding Fe-S cluster assembly protein SufB, which codes for MSQAELDKLIRSNYEAGFTTTVDTETLPPGLSEDVIRFLSAKKEEPEWMLEWRLDSYRKWQEMPSPSWAHLQHPPIDFNEVSYYSKPKSLDNAPKSLDEVDPELLATYEKLGIPLHEQEMLAGVAVDVVFDSSSVFTTFKEKLAEAGVIFCSISEAIKEHPQLIKQYLGSVVPKGDNFYAALNSAVFSDGSFVYIPKGVRCPMELSTYFRINEANTGQFERTLIIADEGSYVSYLEGCTAPQRDENQLHAAVVELVALPGAEIKYSTVQNWYPGDENGKGGIYNFVTKRGVAHDNSKISWTQVETGSAITWKYPSVILRGDNSIGEFYSVALTRHMQQADTGTKMIHLGKNTKSTIISKGISAARSQNTYRGLVRISPRAENARNFTQCDSLLLGDQCGAHTFPYIESKNPTATIEHEATTSKVSDDQMFLCRQRGIDPEKAVSMIVNGFCKEVFKELPMEFAVEAGKLLEVSLEGAVG
- the ndk gene encoding nucleoside-diphosphate kinase, with translation MAVERTLSIIKPDAVAKNVIGDIVARFEKADLKVVAMKMVHLSDEQAGGFYAEHKERPFFNDLVSFMTSGPVVVQVLEGEDAVAKNRDLMGATNPKEAAAGTIRADFAQTIDENAVHGSDSTESAAREVAYFFSDEELCPRTR
- the sufD gene encoding Fe-S cluster assembly protein SufD: MSLPSTNLALDLKTQTLASARRLAGDGANLAALEAISFPERKTERWKYTSLQALADGHMNAVASGELSQPLPALSEYVVTVTNGVLTGSTLPDGVSLAQASPAVNGLETPFALYNSAVATPVVLEVAANTRIEQPIHVQIQSASDAPAHCNPRLVVKLNNGAEATVIEHYHAEGQALTNAVTALITADNAKLTHYRLQGEQATTLFIGTLVIDQQGTSTVNSYQLMTGNRLRRNDVHALVGKSGAELNMKGIFVVRDKSHVDNQICVEHSVPNCESDQNFKGLAGENGKAVFNGRIHIHPGASGTNAELSNKNLLLNTGAEINTKPELEIYNDDVKCAHGTTVGQLDPIQQFYLQSRGIPAAEAKRMLSLGFVNELLMSLPHEKVAEWATPWLEAELVHARPTGDAV
- a CDS encoding aminotransferase class V-fold PLP-dependent enzyme, whose protein sequence is MTVKALDINALRAQFPILDQQANGKPLVYLDNGATTQKPVAVLDALQNYYRSVNSNVHRGAHFLSDEATGQFEGARQTVADFLNASREEILWTKGTTESINIVAQCVAREQLQPGDEVLISTSEHHANIVPWQQACLAKGATLKVIPLGDDCSLDQDAFTQLLSEKTKIFAIGHASNALGTLNPVKEMIARAKSMGAITLVDGAQAVAHFPVDVRDLGADFYAFSGHKLFGPTGIGVLYGRRELLEAMPPYQTGGEMIEVVTFEKSTWNQLPYKFEAGTPNIAGAIGLAAAIKWLNGQDRVALEAHENALLAHATEQALAFDGLKIIGTAASKVSVLSFLLEGGHPADVGMLLDKQGVAVRTGHHCTMPLMDTLGIPGTVRASFSIYNTLDEVDSLFAALEKVRTFL